The following proteins are co-located in the Trichormus variabilis 0441 genome:
- a CDS encoding pantothenate kinase, whose protein sequence is MISQQFPKHVENQWLALEIGNSRLHWALFMGESLKFTWDTEYLPESVIQQLGNGETNWELGTGEKGISSSTFPPLPPAPCPSGSQSLMGETPKTELSHPLPLFIASVVPKQTALWQSYPNVRVITLDQIPLNNTYPTLGIDRALALWGAGMSWGFPMLVIDAGTALTFTAADGERNLVGGAILPGVGLQFASLGQKTEQLPQVEMAEIKSLPPHFALNTAEAIQSGVIYTLIAGIRDFTEEWLSLFPDGKVAIKGGDRILLLNYLQALYPELAGRLIVEPNMIFWGMQTIVAGVA, encoded by the coding sequence GTGATATCACAGCAGTTTCCAAAACACGTAGAAAATCAGTGGCTAGCCTTGGAAATCGGTAATTCCCGGCTACATTGGGCTTTATTCATGGGCGAATCCCTTAAGTTTACATGGGATACAGAATATCTACCTGAGTCAGTTATACAGCAGTTAGGTAACGGTGAGACAAACTGGGAGTTGGGAACTGGGGAAAAGGGAATATCTTCCTCTACATTTCCCCCCCTGCCCCCTGCCCCCTGCCCTTCGGGTTCGCAGTCGCTAATGGGGGAAACCCCCAAGACCGAGCTGTCTCACCCTCTACCCCTGTTCATCGCCTCCGTTGTTCCTAAGCAAACTGCACTTTGGCAAAGTTACCCTAATGTTCGCGTAATTACTTTAGACCAGATACCTCTTAACAATACATATCCTACCTTGGGAATTGACCGGGCTTTGGCTTTGTGGGGGGCGGGAATGAGTTGGGGTTTTCCGATGTTGGTAATTGATGCGGGGACAGCGCTAACTTTTACGGCGGCGGATGGTGAACGGAATTTGGTTGGTGGGGCGATTTTGCCGGGGGTGGGTTTACAATTTGCGAGTTTAGGTCAAAAAACTGAACAATTACCGCAAGTAGAGATGGCAGAGATTAAATCTTTACCTCCACATTTTGCGCTGAATACAGCAGAAGCAATCCAAAGCGGTGTGATTTATACCCTAATAGCGGGAATCAGGGATTTTACGGAAGAGTGGTTGTCTTTGTTTCCTGATGGGAAGGTGGCAATTAAAGGAGGCGATCGCATCTTACTATTAAATTACCTCCAAGCTCTATATCCTGAGCTAGCAGGGCGTTTAATAGTGGAACCAAACATGATTTTTTGGGGTATGCAAACAATCGTGGCAGGTGTTGCTTAA
- a CDS encoding alpha/beta fold hydrolase, giving the protein MDTLLRNARRKLSQGLLFWREAGEGIPVVLLHGAWYESSQWVEVMESLSQNFHCFAPDLLGFGESEKPNIHYSIDLQVECIAEFFQALKLEKVYLLGDSLGAWIAASYALKYPEQVYGLVLLAPEGVQIEGQSQNCQKMRRLSKRSPLLFKIMRSLSFLTKIFGLDKKIEQDWQTRQKLLQNPTAAQLLFQRQQPEIEAELLQSYLSKLEIPVLVLQGGKDKPDALARSQFYTKLIPQAELKIIAHGESNLPESCVGIVAGEIREFITNSPSYPC; this is encoded by the coding sequence ATGGATACGCTATTACGTAACGCCCGGAGAAAACTATCTCAAGGGCTATTATTCTGGCGTGAAGCTGGTGAGGGGATTCCTGTAGTTTTGTTACATGGTGCTTGGTATGAAAGTAGCCAATGGGTGGAAGTCATGGAATCACTTTCACAGAATTTTCATTGCTTTGCACCAGATTTATTAGGTTTTGGAGAATCAGAAAAACCCAATATTCATTACTCAATTGATTTACAAGTAGAGTGCATAGCTGAGTTTTTCCAAGCTTTAAAGCTAGAAAAAGTCTATTTATTGGGAGATTCACTAGGTGCTTGGATTGCAGCTAGTTATGCCTTAAAGTATCCAGAACAAGTGTATGGGTTAGTTTTGTTAGCACCGGAGGGTGTGCAGATAGAGGGGCAATCACAAAATTGCCAGAAAATGCGGCGGTTGAGCAAGCGATCGCCATTATTATTTAAAATAATGCGATCGCTCAGTTTTTTAACTAAGATTTTTGGGCTAGACAAGAAGATAGAGCAAGATTGGCAAACACGGCAAAAATTACTGCAAAATCCTACAGCCGCCCAGTTATTGTTTCAACGCCAGCAACCAGAAATCGAAGCAGAACTACTGCAAAGCTATCTATCTAAATTAGAAATCCCAGTACTAGTTTTGCAAGGTGGCAAAGATAAGCCAGATGCCCTAGCTAGAAGTCAGTTTTATACTAAACTGATTCCTCAAGCAGAATTAAAAATTATTGCTCATGGTGAAAGCAATTTACCAGAATCCTGTGTTGGGATTGTAGCTGGAGAAATTCGGGAGTTTATAACTAATTCCCCGTCCTATCCCTGCTGA
- a CDS encoding MBL fold metallo-hydrolase yields MLFRQLFDPETSTYTYLIADLETKTAAFVDPVLEQVERDQKLLTELDLTLGYCLETHIHADHITGAGKLREKIGCENIVPFGANAACANKKMQPGDVLQFGSIVIEAIATPGHTDSHLAYLVNKTHLLTGDSLLIRGCGRTDFQSGSAAALYDSITKNLWTLPDSTLVYPGHDYHGQTVSTIGEEKKFNLRLVGRSRSEFIELMGNLNLPNPRKIMEAVPANQRCGDVAMTSS; encoded by the coding sequence ATGTTATTCCGGCAACTTTTTGACCCAGAAACCAGCACTTATACTTATTTGATTGCAGACTTGGAAACTAAAACTGCTGCTTTCGTTGACCCAGTGCTTGAACAAGTCGAACGTGACCAGAAGTTATTGACAGAACTGGATTTGACACTAGGCTACTGTTTGGAAACACATATCCACGCTGACCACATCACGGGTGCGGGGAAACTGCGTGAAAAAATAGGATGTGAGAACATTGTGCCTTTTGGTGCAAATGCCGCCTGTGCTAACAAAAAAATGCAGCCTGGTGACGTGCTGCAATTCGGGTCAATTGTCATTGAAGCTATTGCTACACCAGGACACACGGATAGTCACTTGGCTTATTTGGTCAATAAAACCCACTTACTCACAGGAGATTCCCTGCTGATTCGTGGCTGTGGACGCACGGATTTTCAAAGTGGTAGTGCAGCAGCACTTTACGACAGTATTACCAAAAACCTCTGGACGCTTCCTGATTCGACACTCGTTTATCCAGGTCACGATTATCACGGACAAACAGTGTCCACAATTGGCGAAGAAAAAAAGTTTAATCTGCGATTGGTTGGGCGCAGTCGTTCAGAATTTATCGAGTTGATGGGTAATTTAAATCTGCCAAACCCACGAAAAATTATGGAAGCTGTGCCAGCAAACCAGCGCTGCGGAGATGTAGCGATGACTTCTTCTTGA
- a CDS encoding B12-binding domain-containing radical SAM protein yields MRILLVYPVFPKTFWSYEKILALVDRKVLLPPLGLVTVAAILPQEWEFKLVDRNIRPVTEEEWAWADIVIFSAMIVQKQDLLEQIQEAKQRGKLVAVGGPYPTSTPSDVQNVGADFLILDEGEITLPMFVEAVQRGETSGTFRTAEKPDVTSTPVPRFDLLELDAYDMMSVQFSRGCPFQCEFCDIIVLYGRKPRTKTPAQLLAELDYLYELGWRRGVFMVDDNFIGNKRNVKLLLKELKVWMAEHQYPFKFDTEASVDLAQDQEMLDLMVESGFSAVFLGIETPDEDSLQLTKKFQNTRSSLTDAVQTIIKAGLRPMAGFIIGFDGEKAGAGDRIVRFAEQAGIPSTTFAMLQALPNTALWHRLKKEGRLRENKESNINQTTLMNFIPTRPLEDIAREYIEAFCTLYDPVKYLDRTYRCFLMLGAPRYKTPFKMPELVVIKALLIVIWRQGVKRETRWKFWHHLFSILKHNPGVVEHYISACAHNEHFLEYRQIVRDEIEKQLAEYLAQGAEKPYVVPVETKAEAVVS; encoded by the coding sequence ATGCGAATTCTACTAGTTTATCCAGTATTTCCAAAAACTTTTTGGTCATACGAAAAAATTCTAGCCTTAGTTGATCGCAAGGTGTTGTTACCACCCTTGGGTTTAGTAACAGTAGCAGCGATTCTGCCCCAGGAATGGGAATTTAAGCTGGTAGACCGCAATATCCGTCCAGTCACAGAGGAAGAATGGGCTTGGGCAGATATCGTTATTTTCTCAGCGATGATTGTCCAAAAACAAGATTTACTTGAGCAAATTCAAGAAGCAAAACAACGCGGTAAATTAGTCGCCGTAGGCGGCCCCTATCCCACCTCCACACCTTCTGATGTGCAGAACGTCGGGGCAGATTTCCTCATTCTTGATGAAGGGGAAATCACCCTGCCCATGTTTGTGGAAGCAGTGCAACGGGGAGAAACATCTGGGACTTTCCGCACCGCAGAAAAGCCAGATGTGACAAGCACACCCGTACCCCGTTTTGATTTACTAGAACTGGATGCCTATGACATGATGTCGGTGCAGTTCTCGCGCGGGTGTCCCTTTCAGTGCGAATTTTGTGACATCATTGTTCTCTACGGACGCAAACCACGCACCAAAACTCCAGCACAGTTGTTGGCAGAGTTAGATTACCTATATGAATTAGGCTGGCGGCGTGGTGTGTTCATGGTAGATGACAACTTTATTGGTAACAAGCGTAATGTGAAATTGTTACTGAAAGAGTTGAAAGTCTGGATGGCTGAACATCAATATCCCTTTAAATTTGATACAGAGGCTTCCGTTGACCTAGCGCAAGACCAAGAAATGCTGGATTTAATGGTCGAGTCTGGCTTCTCTGCGGTCTTTTTGGGAATTGAGACACCAGATGAAGATAGCTTACAACTAACCAAAAAATTCCAAAATACCCGCAGTTCCCTAACAGATGCAGTGCAAACCATCATTAAAGCTGGATTGCGCCCAATGGCTGGGTTTATCATCGGTTTTGATGGTGAAAAAGCAGGTGCAGGCGATCGCATCGTCCGTTTTGCTGAACAAGCCGGTATTCCCTCTACCACCTTCGCTATGTTGCAAGCCTTACCCAACACAGCATTATGGCATCGCCTGAAGAAGGAAGGACGACTACGGGAAAACAAAGAAAGTAACATCAACCAAACAACGTTGATGAACTTTATCCCCACCCGTCCCCTAGAAGATATTGCCAGGGAATATATAGAAGCCTTTTGTACTCTATACGACCCAGTAAAATACTTAGACCGCACCTATCGTTGTTTCCTTATGTTGGGTGCGCCCCGTTACAAAACACCATTCAAAATGCCAGAGTTGGTAGTCATTAAAGCCTTGTTAATCGTTATTTGGCGACAAGGTGTCAAACGAGAAACCCGTTGGAAGTTCTGGCATCACTTGTTTAGCATCCTCAAGCATAACCCTGGAGTGGTTGAACATTATATTTCCGCTTGCGCCCACAATGAGCATTTTCTAGAATATCGCCAAATTGTGCGCGACGAAATTGAAAAACAACTAGCTGAATATTTAGCCCAAGGTGCTGAGAAACCATACGTTGTCCCTGTAGAGACAAAAGCTGAAGCAGTAGTTAGTTAA
- a CDS encoding NUDIX hydrolase: protein MNVITFFKSPIQSTRSLWRIGQTVLGIIFRHPITGTSIIPILSDGRIVLIRRRDDGLWALPGGMVDWGEDIPTTVRRELLEETGLELTKIRRLVGVYSSPDRDPRIHSICVVVEAEVEGKMDIQDTLEVMEIKAFTPGSLPQGPMSHDHTRQLQDYLNGLTTLA from the coding sequence TTGAACGTTATTACTTTTTTTAAATCACCAATCCAATCCACACGTAGTTTGTGGCGTATTGGACAAACAGTATTGGGTATTATATTCCGTCATCCCATCACAGGAACCAGTATCATCCCAATACTATCCGATGGTCGGATTGTATTAATTCGTAGACGAGACGATGGTTTATGGGCATTGCCTGGGGGTATGGTGGACTGGGGAGAAGACATTCCGACGACAGTCCGCCGCGAGCTATTGGAGGAAACAGGGCTAGAATTAACAAAAATTAGGCGTTTGGTAGGAGTTTACTCTTCACCAGACCGAGACCCTAGAATCCATTCGATTTGTGTTGTGGTTGAAGCCGAAGTAGAAGGGAAAATGGATATTCAGGATACCTTAGAAGTCATGGAAATCAAGGCTTTTACCCCTGGTTCCCTACCCCAAGGGCCAATGTCTCATGACCATACTCGACAACTACAGGATTACTTAAACGGATTAACAACCCTAGCATAA
- a CDS encoding rhodanese-like domain-containing protein has protein sequence MTNTKNLTEIDAITLKQWIEENTVLLIDVREAAEYAAEHIPDAKLLPLSNFTADQVTPQCENIVLYCRSGNRSHQAVQKLIDAGVSNVYQLQGGLPTWKAAGLPTKVNLSAPISLMRQVQIVAGSLVFLGTVLGAFVSPWFLILSGFVGGGLVFAGVTNTCAMGNLLAKLPYNRRMA, from the coding sequence ATGACAAACACTAAAAACTTGACGGAAATCGATGCCATCACGCTTAAGCAATGGATAGAGGAAAATACAGTTCTATTAATTGATGTGCGCGAAGCGGCGGAGTATGCAGCCGAACATATTCCTGATGCAAAGCTACTTCCTTTATCTAATTTCACGGCTGACCAAGTAACACCCCAGTGTGAAAACATCGTTTTATATTGTCGTTCAGGGAATCGTTCCCATCAAGCTGTGCAGAAATTGATAGATGCGGGTGTTAGCAACGTTTATCAACTCCAAGGCGGGCTACCGACCTGGAAAGCCGCAGGTTTACCCACGAAAGTTAACCTCAGCGCCCCTATTAGCTTGATGCGACAAGTGCAAATTGTTGCAGGTTCCTTAGTCTTTCTAGGAACAGTTTTAGGTGCGTTTGTCTCACCTTGGTTCTTAATTTTGAGTGGGTTTGTTGGCGGGGGGTTGGTGTTTGCTGGGGTGACAAATACCTGTGCAATGGGTAACTTACTGGCGAAACTACCTTATAACCGTCGGATGGCGTAA
- a CDS encoding Uma2 family endonuclease, which produces MTALTLQLPPHLKFTDEEFEQIVAVNQELRLELTAEGELVIMSPTGGETGNRNFDLLGQLWLWNSQNNLGKAFDSSTGFKLPNGATRSPDASWVKMERWDILTPQQRKKYLPLCPDFAVELVSETDDVEDTQAKMLEYLANGLQLGWLIHPKDKLVIIYRPYQAAEVLQSPTSLSGENVLPGFILNLQPIFA; this is translated from the coding sequence ATGACTGCTTTAACATTACAGTTACCGCCTCATCTTAAATTTACGGATGAGGAATTTGAACAAATTGTGGCTGTAAATCAAGAGTTGCGTTTGGAATTAACTGCGGAAGGGGAATTGGTCATTATGTCACCCACTGGGGGGGAAACAGGAAACCGTAATTTTGATTTGTTGGGTCAACTATGGTTGTGGAACAGTCAGAATAATTTAGGCAAAGCTTTTGATTCTTCCACTGGTTTTAAACTTCCCAATGGTGCAACTCGTTCTCCTGATGCTTCTTGGGTCAAGATGGAAAGATGGGATATTCTCACTCCACAACAAAGGAAAAAATATCTTCCCTTGTGTCCAGATTTTGCAGTGGAGTTGGTTTCGGAAACTGATGATGTAGAAGATACTCAAGCCAAAATGCTGGAATATTTAGCAAATGGTTTACAGCTTGGTTGGTTAATTCACCCCAAAGATAAACTAGTGATAATTTATCGTCCTTATCAAGCAGCAGAGGTATTACAGTCTCCTACAAGTTTATCCGGGGAAAATGTTCTTCCTGGTTTTATTTTAAATTTACAGCCCATTTTTGCATAG
- a CDS encoding sulfite exporter TauE/SafE family protein, translating to MTWIIGHLLAVGIGISLGLLGGGGSVLALPVLVYVMGIAPKNAIAMTLVIVGTVSLLGSISHWRAGNIQWKTAYIFGAATMLGAFFGARLATLPFITDTIQMLLFGLLMLVASVIMIQRSMGTKTTYDELPYPPPVCKHCWLWLMSEGIIVGGLTGLVGVGGGFAIIPALVLLAKLPMKAAIGTSLFIIAMNAIAGFLGYLGHITLDWNLIFSFILAASGGTLLGAYLTRFVPAARLQKSFGYFLLAVAAFVLFQNRGVFSPKSAASAKVSLQKQAFIDDTF from the coding sequence ATGACTTGGATAATTGGTCATCTTCTCGCCGTTGGTATTGGCATTAGTTTGGGGTTACTAGGTGGGGGTGGTTCGGTGCTGGCTTTACCTGTGTTGGTATATGTCATGGGAATTGCCCCAAAAAATGCGATCGCTATGACTCTGGTAATTGTTGGTACAGTTAGTTTATTAGGAAGTATCTCCCACTGGCGTGCAGGAAATATCCAGTGGAAAACTGCCTATATTTTTGGTGCGGCGACAATGTTAGGGGCTTTTTTCGGTGCTAGGTTGGCAACTCTGCCATTTATTACCGATACCATACAGATGTTGCTGTTTGGGTTGTTGATGTTGGTGGCTAGTGTCATCATGATTCAGCGCAGTATGGGGACTAAAACAACTTATGATGAGTTACCTTACCCGCCACCAGTCTGTAAACATTGCTGGTTGTGGTTGATGAGTGAGGGAATTATCGTTGGTGGTTTGACGGGGTTAGTTGGTGTTGGTGGTGGGTTTGCGATTATTCCAGCTTTGGTGTTACTTGCTAAATTACCGATGAAGGCAGCAATTGGCACATCTTTATTCATTATCGCCATGAATGCGATCGCTGGATTTCTTGGTTATCTGGGACACATCACCCTAGATTGGAACCTCATATTTAGTTTTATACTCGCTGCTAGCGGTGGGACTTTGCTTGGTGCGTATTTGACTAGGTTTGTTCCTGCGGCTAGATTGCAAAAGAGTTTTGGCTATTTTCTGCTAGCAGTAGCAGCATTTGTATTATTTCAAAACCGTGGCGTATTTTCACCAAAGTCGGCAGCATCAGCAAAAGTTAGCTTACAAAAGCAGGCATTTATTGACGATACTTTTTAA
- a CDS encoding site-2 protease family protein, with protein sequence MQTNWRIGSLFGIPLFLDPLWFVILGLATLNFGVAYQEWGTATAWTAGLIMALLLFGSVLLHELGHSLAARSQGIKVNSITLFLFGGIAAIEEESKTPGKAFQVAIAGPLVSIGLFLLLRLGSTVVSDSSPVSLMVADLARINLIVALFNLIPGLPLDGGQVLKAALWQITGDRFQAVHWAAKAGQILGYGAIALGFAVDFFTRELVTGLWIVLLGWFGVRNANSYDRVTTLQETLLKVTAADAMTRDFRVIDADQTLRSFADSYLLATTNPEVYFAASDGRYRGMVAIEDLRLVERSAWETQTLHSIAHPLTEIPTVAESTVIAEVINKLENEQLPRVTVLTPAGAVAGIIDRGDIVSALAQKLGLRMTDAEIKRIKEEGSYPPGLQLGVIAKSIN encoded by the coding sequence ATGCAGACAAATTGGAGAATCGGGTCTTTATTTGGTATTCCCCTATTTTTAGATCCTTTGTGGTTTGTAATTTTGGGCTTAGCAACACTGAACTTTGGTGTGGCTTATCAAGAATGGGGAACGGCGACAGCATGGACGGCTGGACTAATTATGGCGTTGTTGCTATTTGGTTCGGTGTTATTGCATGAGTTAGGTCATAGTTTGGCAGCGCGATCGCAAGGGATTAAAGTTAACTCTATTACCTTATTTTTGTTTGGTGGGATTGCCGCCATTGAGGAAGAATCCAAAACTCCGGGTAAAGCGTTTCAAGTAGCCATTGCTGGGCCTTTGGTGAGTATTGGCTTATTTTTACTCTTACGGTTGGGGAGTACTGTTGTATCTGATAGTAGCCCGGTTAGTCTGATGGTGGCTGATTTGGCACGAATTAACCTAATTGTTGCCTTATTTAACCTAATTCCCGGCTTACCTTTAGATGGGGGTCAAGTGTTGAAGGCTGCACTCTGGCAAATTACCGGAGACCGTTTTCAAGCAGTACATTGGGCAGCCAAAGCCGGACAAATTTTAGGTTATGGTGCGATCGCCTTAGGTTTTGCTGTAGATTTCTTTACTAGAGAATTAGTTACAGGCTTGTGGATTGTGCTGTTAGGTTGGTTTGGGGTTCGCAATGCCAACAGCTACGACCGCGTAACCACATTACAAGAAACCTTGCTAAAGGTAACGGCTGCTGATGCCATGACTCGTGATTTTCGTGTCATTGATGCCGACCAGACCTTACGTTCCTTTGCTGATTCCTACCTATTGGCAACTACCAACCCAGAAGTTTATTTTGCTGCTTCCGATGGTCGTTATCGCGGTATGGTCGCCATTGAGGATTTACGCCTGGTGGAAAGAAGCGCATGGGAAACTCAAACTCTCCACAGCATCGCCCATCCCCTCACAGAAATACCTACAGTTGCAGAATCCACTGTCATCGCTGAAGTCATCAACAAGCTAGAAAATGAACAGTTACCCCGTGTCACCGTACTTACTCCGGCTGGCGCTGTTGCGGGAATAATTGACCGGGGAGATATTGTCAGCGCATTGGCACAAAAATTAGGTTTGCGTATGACTGACGCAGAAATTAAGCGTATCAAAGAAGAAGGTAGTTATCCGCCGGGGCTGCAATTGGGGGTAATTGCCAAGTCTATTAATTAG
- a CDS encoding ArsR/SmtB family transcription factor, which translates to MLESSPTALAPVADYFKVLSEVSRLQVLCALKSGAKNVTEIIEITQLKQANVSKHLQILAQTGIIKRQPQGVSVFYEIADPIIFELCELVCQRLALQLSEKSQQLKQLENSALGLKDGITAQRG; encoded by the coding sequence ATGCTCGAATCGTCACCAACTGCACTTGCACCGGTAGCTGATTATTTCAAGGTATTGTCTGAAGTAAGTCGCTTACAAGTATTGTGTGCGCTTAAATCTGGTGCAAAAAATGTGACCGAAATTATAGAAATTACCCAACTCAAACAAGCTAATGTTTCCAAACACCTACAAATTTTGGCGCAGACTGGTATTATCAAGCGCCAACCCCAAGGGGTGAGTGTCTTTTATGAAATTGCTGACCCCATAATTTTTGAATTGTGTGAGTTGGTTTGTCAGCGATTGGCACTGCAATTATCAGAAAAATCGCAGCAACTCAAACAACTGGAAAATAGTGCATTAGGACTAAAAGATGGAATAACCGCACAGCGCGGCTGA
- the msrB gene encoding peptide-methionine (R)-S-oxide reductase MsrB, translating into MKKRYFLQTSAALVGTALLPPYIFQRSSIMAASNTKFEIAKSEQEWQTILTPEQFRVLRKHGTERAFTSSLDKEYSEGTYVCAGCGQPLFTSDTKFNSGTGWPSFFTPIEGAIGTTTDRSFFMTRVEVHCSRCGGHLGHVFDDGPAPTGKRYCMNGVSLKFEPA; encoded by the coding sequence ATGAAAAAACGCTATTTTTTACAAACTAGTGCTGCATTAGTTGGCACAGCTTTGTTACCACCTTATATTTTCCAAAGGTCAAGCATTATGGCAGCTTCTAATACCAAGTTTGAAATCGCCAAATCTGAACAAGAATGGCAAACAATATTAACCCCAGAACAGTTTCGTGTGTTGCGGAAACATGGAACTGAACGTGCTTTCACTAGTTCACTCGATAAGGAATATAGTGAGGGAACTTATGTTTGCGCTGGTTGCGGACAGCCCTTGTTTACATCCGATACTAAATTTAACAGTGGTACTGGCTGGCCTAGTTTCTTTACACCTATTGAAGGTGCAATTGGCACTACTACCGATAGATCGTTTTTTATGACTAGGGTGGAAGTACATTGCAGTCGTTGTGGCGGACATTTAGGTCATGTGTTTGATGATGGCCCTGCACCCACAGGTAAGCGCTACTGTATGAATGGTGTATCGTTAAAGTTTGAGCCTGCCTAA
- a CDS encoding SDR family oxidoreductase, producing MSLNGKHVLVTGGSRGIGRAITLKLAEHGVKVAIHYHKNDEAAENTLVQVRERGGEGFIVQADILQPQDINRMFSQVKDKFGSLDIFVNCARPDLATFYHSPMKMTLDHWRAAIDSQAQAFLLGTQQAASLMRDGGRIIAITYSPSGRTGSWQPWMAMGTAKAALESLCRYFAVALGSRGITVNGISPGVIFGEPNPLEGGVLRSLPTAAQEATQNWHESGWTPMKRVGTPDDIANAAMLLCMQEASFITGQIIHVDGGASIMDSMCPLEIQQG from the coding sequence ATGTCGCTTAACGGTAAACACGTATTAGTTACCGGAGGCTCACGCGGTATCGGTAGAGCAATCACCTTAAAACTAGCCGAACATGGGGTGAAAGTAGCTATTCACTACCACAAAAATGATGAAGCGGCGGAAAATACCCTAGTACAAGTACGAGAACGAGGTGGAGAAGGCTTTATTGTGCAAGCCGACATTTTACAGCCTCAAGATATTAATCGGATGTTTAGTCAGGTTAAGGATAAATTCGGCAGTCTAGATATCTTCGTCAACTGCGCCAGACCAGACTTAGCAACTTTCTACCATTCTCCAATGAAGATGACATTAGACCACTGGCGTGCGGCGATAGATTCTCAAGCACAGGCCTTCCTATTGGGAACTCAACAAGCTGCCAGTCTGATGCGAGATGGAGGCAGAATCATCGCCATCACCTATTCACCAAGTGGGCGTACTGGTAGCTGGCAGCCTTGGATGGCAATGGGAACGGCTAAAGCTGCGCTAGAATCGCTTTGTCGCTATTTTGCCGTTGCCCTTGGTTCCCGTGGTATTACTGTTAATGGCATTAGCCCTGGAGTTATCTTTGGTGAACCAAACCCCTTGGAAGGAGGAGTCTTGCGTTCTTTACCAACAGCAGCACAGGAAGCCACACAAAATTGGCATGAGAGTGGATGGACACCCATGAAACGGGTGGGAACTCCAGATGACATTGCTAATGCAGCTATGCTCTTATGTATGCAGGAAGCTAGCTTTATTACAGGTCAAATAATTCATGTGGATGGTGGCGCTTCCATTATGGACTCGATGTGTCCTTTGGAAATTCAGCAGGGATAG
- a CDS encoding NAD-dependent epimerase/dehydratase family protein produces the protein MTKKRIFVTGASGCIGHYISETLIQETDYELYLLVRNPSKLQVDTQIRPGITVLQGDMQNISQFADLLSTIDIAVLTATAWGGEQTFDINVSKTIELLNLLDPDRCQQVIYFSTASVLDSHNQPLKEAGEIGTDYIRSKYECLHKISELGIASKITTVFPTLVLGGDSKKPYSHLTSGIPEVTKYVNLIRFLQADGSFHFIHGKDIASVVKYLIVNPPQENTSRRLVLGQKRLTANQAIEEVCTYLGKKISFRIPLSLSLANLIIAVFRIQMADWDRFCMNYRHFTYDTVINPDSFGLPNYCATMSDVLKISGVDSSHQ, from the coding sequence ATGACCAAAAAAAGAATTTTTGTGACCGGTGCTAGTGGATGTATAGGTCACTATATTAGCGAAACCTTAATTCAAGAAACAGATTACGAACTATATTTACTAGTCAGAAACCCCAGTAAATTACAAGTTGATACTCAGATTCGTCCAGGTATCACTGTCTTACAGGGTGATATGCAGAATATTAGTCAATTTGCTGATTTATTATCCACAATTGATATAGCAGTCCTCACCGCAACCGCTTGGGGTGGTGAGCAAACCTTTGATATTAATGTATCTAAAACTATAGAGTTACTTAACCTATTAGATCCCGACCGTTGTCAACAAGTTATTTATTTTTCTACAGCCAGCGTTTTAGATAGTCACAATCAACCACTTAAAGAAGCTGGGGAAATTGGCACAGATTATATCCGGTCTAAATATGAATGCTTACATAAAATATCAGAATTAGGTATTGCCTCTAAAATCACCACAGTTTTTCCCACATTAGTTTTAGGTGGTGATAGCAAAAAACCTTACTCCCATCTCACATCAGGTATCCCCGAAGTTACCAAGTATGTTAATTTAATCCGCTTTTTACAAGCCGATGGTAGTTTCCACTTTATCCACGGCAAAGATATTGCCAGCGTAGTTAAATATTTAATAGTCAATCCTCCTCAAGAAAATACATCACGTAGATTAGTATTAGGACAAAAGCGTTTAACTGCTAACCAAGCAATAGAAGAAGTTTGCACCTATCTAGGCAAAAAGATTTCCTTCCGTATTCCCCTATCTTTGTCATTGGCAAATCTCATTATTGCCGTCTTTCGCATTCAGATGGCAGACTGGGATAGATTTTGTATGAACTATCGCCATTTCACCTATGACACAGTGATTAATCCTGATAGTTTTGGCTTGCCAAATTACTGTGCAACGATGAGTGATGTCTTAAAAATTAGCGGTGTTGATAGTTCTCACCAGTAA